A single Drosophila miranda strain MSH22 chromosome XR, D.miranda_PacBio2.1, whole genome shotgun sequence DNA region contains:
- the LOC108151784 gene encoding glutactin: MRSRGVYVMLTLCGLVSAALAGWLLVSLVGAQAGAEESTTVVTVELANGQGKVLGNFDVTALTDQRFMQFRGIPFAESPAGDLRFRPPVPRSSWSPHTASALHFAQRCPVITHLDGQTSDAKTEDCLNVSVYTKNLTAGQPVMFYIYGGGYYNGSAEDHPPHYLLEEDVVLVVPQYRVGALGWLSTFTEDMPGNAPIADILLALQWVQTHISLFGGDPQQVTIFGQSAGSGVASALLLSPRTEEHLFKRAIVQSGSIFARWAINSDPRAQATRICEKLLCSGCEQEDRLWVCLRNASVASILRATQAESFSPVVGDLLGILPQHPSELVKTYQRQIPLLTGFTEHDGSFILASYYDMIAAKLSNVSALTVRDFSAGLMGMANDSTGLTDNLLYRLLFTPELLNSHDHKGALPAYFDLTSAYMKSPVIALATKLYAQQPSAPVYVYSFEYEGMYTRFGYEFGNDHYPFNGGVHHSNDNLYLFATHPLVGQDSRMSQKMVELWTSFAIDGRPKELRPLSSPSGPYNRLALNITTGEDLLETLTSAIDDPDNGRLQRENVDF, encoded by the exons ATGCGTAGCCGCGGCGTATACGTGATGTTAACATTATGCGGATTAGTGAGCGCTGCACTGGCCGGTTGGCTGCTGGTCTCCCTTGTGGGTGCCCAAGCGGGGGCTGAAGAGTCCACAACGGTGGTGACCGTTGAATTGGCCAACGGGCAGGGCAAGGTGCTGGGCAATTTCGATGTGACGGCTTTGACAGATCAGAGATTTATGCAATTCCGCGGCATTCCATTTGCGGAGTCACCGGCGGGGGATCTGCGCTTTCGG CCACCTGTTCCGCGTTCGAGCTGGTCGCCCCATACCGCCAGTGCCCTCCACTTTGCTCAACGCTGTCCCGTGATAACGCACTTGGATGGCCAGACGTCCGATGCTAAGACGGAGGACTGTCTCAATGTTTCCGTGTACACCAAAAAT CTCACAGCCGGGCAGCCAGTGATGTTCTACATCTACGGCGGTGGCTACTACAACGGTTCTGCCGAGGATCATCCTCCCCACTATTTGCTAGAGGAGGATGTGGTCCTGGTAGTGCCTCAGTACCGAGTGGGAGCCCTGGGCTGGCTGAGCACCTTCACGGAGGATATGCCCGGCAATGCGCCCATTGCGGATATCCTATTGGCGCTCCAGTGGGTGCAGACACATATCTCTCTGTTCGGTGGGGACCCACAGCAGGTGACCATCTTCGGCCAGAGCGCTGGCTCTGGGGTGGCCAGTGCCCTGCTGTTGAGTCCCCGCACCGAAGAGCATCTCTTCAAGCGAGCCATTGTCCAGTCGGGTTCGATCTTCGCCCGGTGGGCCATCAATAGCGATCCCCGTGCCCAGGCCACACGTATCTGTGAGAAACTGCTTTGCTCCGGATGCGAACAGGAGGATCGGCTGTGGGTTTGTTTGCGCAACGCTTCGGTCGCGAGTATCCTAAGGGCCACCCAGGCGGAGTCGTTCTCTCCAGTTGTGGGCGATCTACTGGGAATCCTGCCCCAGCATCCCAGTGAGCTGGTGAAAACATACCAGCGGCAGATTCCACTGCTCACTGGCTTCACGGAACACGATGGCTCCTTCATCCTGGCCA GCTACTACGATATGATTGCCGCAAAGCTTTCAAATGTGAGTGCCCTAACGGTGCGCGATTTCTCCGCGGGACTCATGGGAATGGCCAATGATAGCACCGGACTCACGGACAACCTGCTGTACCGTTTGCTCTTCACACCAGAGCTCCTCAACAGTCACGATCACAAGGGTGCGCTGCCCGCCTACTTCGAT CTTACGTCGGCCTACATGAAGTCGCCAGTGATAGCGCTGGCCACGAAACTCTACGCACAGCAGCCCTCGGCTCCCGTCTACGTGTACAGCTTCGAGTACGAGGGAATGTACACCCGGTTTGGCTATGAGTTCGGCAACGACCACTACCCCTTCAATGGGGGAGTGCACCATTCCAATGACAATCTGTATCTGTTCGCCACACATCCCCTGGTGGGGCAGGACTCGCGTATGTCCCAGAAAATGGTCGAATTGTGGACTTCGTTTGCCATCGATGGCAGGCCCAAGGAACTGCGACCCCTGTCTAGCCCCAGTGGACCCTACAATCGGCTGGCTCTGAACATAACGACAGGCGAGGATCTGCTGGAGACTCTGACGTCGGCCATCGATGATCCCGACAATGGGAGGCTGCAGCGTGAGAATGTGGACTTTTGA
- the LOC108151785 gene encoding presenilin homolog isoform X2, translated as MDGHVNASSSSRSGAGADGSGLSGAAERLERPPKRTQQRGNYGSNNQDQTDAAVLAVPSVAVRGSSASRPSRLSGGGGGGGGAGPPPNETEEDQGLKYGAQHVIKLFVPVSLCMLLVVATINSISFYSSTDVYLLYTPFHELSPEPSVKFWNALANSLILMSVVVVMTILLIVLYKKRCYRIIHGWLILSSFMLLFIFTYLYLEELLRAYNVPMDYPTALLFMWNFGVAGMMSIHWQGPLRLQQGYLIFVAALMALVFIKYLPEWTAWAVLAAISIWDLIAVLTPRGPLRILVETAQERNEQIFPALIYSSTVIYTLMGTHYTPQQSAEPAVTSSPSSSNSTTTTRATQNSLASPEAAVASSSSRSGNTRTHPHQNQRDDSNVMAAEAEAAGFTQEWSENLNDRVARRQIEVQSTQSGNAQRSNEYRTVTAPDQAPADAQEERGIKLGLGDFIFYSVLVGKASSYGDWTTTIACFVAILIGLCLTLLLLAVWRKALPALPISITFGLIFCFATSAVVKPFMENLSAKQVFI; from the exons ATGGACGGCCATGTCAATGCCTCGTCCTCGTCAAGGAGTGGCGCTGGCGCTGATGGTAGTGGCCTGAGCGGCGCAGCAGAGCGTTTGGAGCGTCCTCCAAAGCGAACACAACAAAGGGGCAATTATGGCTCCAATAATCAGGATCAAACAGATGCG GCTGTACTTGCCGTCCCCAGTGTGGCGGTAAGGGGCTCTTCGGCTTCTCGACCATCAAGATTgagtggcggcggcggcggtggcggtggcgccGGACCTCCCCCAAATGAAACAGAAGAGGATCAGGGCTTGAAATACGGTGCCCAGCATGTCATCAAGCTGTTTGTGCCCGTCTCCTTGTGcatgctgctggtggtggccACAATCAACTCGATCAGCTTCTACTCCAGCACTGATGTCTATCT TCTGTACACTCCGTTCCATGAGCTCTCGCCGGAGCCCAGTGTCAAATTCTGGAATGCTCTGGCCAATTCATTGATTCTGATGAGCGTGGTGGTTGTGATGACTATTCTATTGATAGTCCTTTATAAGAAGCGTTGCTACCGCATCATCCATGGTTGGTTAATTCTCTCATCGTTCATGCTCCTGTTCATTTTCACGTACTTATACTTGGA GGAGCTCCTGCGCGCCTACAACGTACCCATGGACTACCCCACTGCCCTGCTCTTTATGTGGAACTTTGGTGTGGCTGGAATGATGTCCATACATTGGCAGGGACCTTTGCGTCTTCAACAGGGATACCTCATATTCGTTGCAGCCCTCATGGCACTGGTCTTTATTAAATATCTCCCAGAGTGGACTGCCTGGGCTGTCTTGGCCGCAATTTCTATTTGGG ATCTCATAGCTGTCCTTACACCAAGAGGACCGCTGCGCATATTAGTGGAAACTGCTCAGGAACGAAATGAGCAAATTTTCCCCGCTCTGATCTACTCAT CCACTGTTATTTATACGCTTATGGGCACACATTATACACCGCAACAATCGGCAGAGCCCGCAGTCACTTCCTCGCCCTCATCGAGCAACTCGACTACAACTACGAGAGCCACACAAAACTCTCTGGCATCCCCAGAGGCAGCtgtggccagcagcagctcccgCTCAGGTAATACTCGAACACATCCTCACCAGAATCAGCGGGATGATAGCAACGTAATGGCAGCTGAAG CTGAGGCAGCAGGCTTCACCCAAGAATGGTCTGAAAACCTCAATGATCGTGTGGCACGTCGTCAGATTGAAGTTCAGAGTACACAGAGCGGCAATGCCCAACGTTCCAACGAGTATCGTACTGTCACAGCACCAGATCAGGCCCCAGCAGATGCCCAGGAGGAGC GTGGCATCAAATTGGGGCTCGGCGACTTCATCTTCTACTCGGTATTAGTGGGCAAAGCCTCCAGTTATGGCGACTGGACCACAACTATTGCATGTTTTGTGGCCATCTTGATTGGACTCTGTCTCACGCTGCTACTCCTGGCCGTTTGGCGCAAGGCTCTGCCAGCCCTGCCCATTTCCATCACCTTTGGCTTGATATTCTGCTTTGCCACGAGCGCTGTGGTTAAGCCGTTCATGGAGAACCTGTCGGCCAAGCAGGTGTTTATATAA
- the LOC108151785 gene encoding presenilin homolog isoform X3 translates to MDGHVNASSSSRSGAGADGSGLSGAAERLERPPKRTQQRGNYGSNNQDQTDAAVLAVPSVAVRGSSASRPSRLSGGGGGGGGAGPPPNETEEDQGLKYGAQHVIKLFVPVSLCMLLVVATINSISFYSSTDVYLLYTPFHELSPEPSVKFWNALANSLILMSVVVVMTILLIVLYKKRCYRIIHGWLILSSFMLLFIFTYLYLEELLRAYNVPMDYPTALLFMWNFGVAGMMSIHWQGPLRLQQGYLIFVAALMALVFIKYLPEWTAWAVLAAISIWDLIAVLTPRGPLRILVETAQERNEQIFPALIYSSTVIYTLMGTHYTPQQSAEPAVTSSPSSSNSTTTTRATQNSLASPEAAVASSSSRSAEAAGFTQEWSENLNDRVARRQIEVQSTQSGNAQRSNEYRTVTAPDQAPADAQEERGIKLGLGDFIFYSVLVGKASSYGDWTTTIACFVAILIGLCLTLLLLAVWRKALPALPISITFGLIFCFATSAVVKPFMENLSAKQVFI, encoded by the exons ATGGACGGCCATGTCAATGCCTCGTCCTCGTCAAGGAGTGGCGCTGGCGCTGATGGTAGTGGCCTGAGCGGCGCAGCAGAGCGTTTGGAGCGTCCTCCAAAGCGAACACAACAAAGGGGCAATTATGGCTCCAATAATCAGGATCAAACAGATGCG GCTGTACTTGCCGTCCCCAGTGTGGCGGTAAGGGGCTCTTCGGCTTCTCGACCATCAAGATTgagtggcggcggcggcggtggcggtggcgccGGACCTCCCCCAAATGAAACAGAAGAGGATCAGGGCTTGAAATACGGTGCCCAGCATGTCATCAAGCTGTTTGTGCCCGTCTCCTTGTGcatgctgctggtggtggccACAATCAACTCGATCAGCTTCTACTCCAGCACTGATGTCTATCT TCTGTACACTCCGTTCCATGAGCTCTCGCCGGAGCCCAGTGTCAAATTCTGGAATGCTCTGGCCAATTCATTGATTCTGATGAGCGTGGTGGTTGTGATGACTATTCTATTGATAGTCCTTTATAAGAAGCGTTGCTACCGCATCATCCATGGTTGGTTAATTCTCTCATCGTTCATGCTCCTGTTCATTTTCACGTACTTATACTTGGA GGAGCTCCTGCGCGCCTACAACGTACCCATGGACTACCCCACTGCCCTGCTCTTTATGTGGAACTTTGGTGTGGCTGGAATGATGTCCATACATTGGCAGGGACCTTTGCGTCTTCAACAGGGATACCTCATATTCGTTGCAGCCCTCATGGCACTGGTCTTTATTAAATATCTCCCAGAGTGGACTGCCTGGGCTGTCTTGGCCGCAATTTCTATTTGGG ATCTCATAGCTGTCCTTACACCAAGAGGACCGCTGCGCATATTAGTGGAAACTGCTCAGGAACGAAATGAGCAAATTTTCCCCGCTCTGATCTACTCAT CCACTGTTATTTATACGCTTATGGGCACACATTATACACCGCAACAATCGGCAGAGCCCGCAGTCACTTCCTCGCCCTCATCGAGCAACTCGACTACAACTACGAGAGCCACACAAAACTCTCTGGCATCCCCAGAGGCAGCtgtggccagcagcagctcccgCTCAG CTGAGGCAGCAGGCTTCACCCAAGAATGGTCTGAAAACCTCAATGATCGTGTGGCACGTCGTCAGATTGAAGTTCAGAGTACACAGAGCGGCAATGCCCAACGTTCCAACGAGTATCGTACTGTCACAGCACCAGATCAGGCCCCAGCAGATGCCCAGGAGGAGC GTGGCATCAAATTGGGGCTCGGCGACTTCATCTTCTACTCGGTATTAGTGGGCAAAGCCTCCAGTTATGGCGACTGGACCACAACTATTGCATGTTTTGTGGCCATCTTGATTGGACTCTGTCTCACGCTGCTACTCCTGGCCGTTTGGCGCAAGGCTCTGCCAGCCCTGCCCATTTCCATCACCTTTGGCTTGATATTCTGCTTTGCCACGAGCGCTGTGGTTAAGCCGTTCATGGAGAACCTGTCGGCCAAGCAGGTGTTTATATAA
- the LOC108151785 gene encoding presenilin homolog isoform X1: MDGHVNASSSSRSGAGADGSGLSGAAERLERPPKRTQQRGNYGSNNQDQTDAAVLAVPSVAVRGSSASRPSRLSGGGGGGGGAGPPPNETEEDQGLKYGAQHVIKLFVPVSLCMLLVVATINSISFYSSTDVYLLYTPFHELSPEPSVKFWNALANSLILMSVVVVMTILLIVLYKKRCYRIIHGWLILSSFMLLFIFTYLYLEELLRAYNVPMDYPTALLFMWNFGVAGMMSIHWQGPLRLQQGYLIFVAALMALVFIKYLPEWTAWAVLAAISIWDLIAVLTPRGPLRILVETAQERNEQIFPALIYSSTVIYTLMGTHYTPQQSAEPAVTSSPSSSNSTTTTRATQNSLASPEAAVASSSSRSGNTRTHPHQNQRDDSNVMAAEGMPLVTFKSNLRGNAEAAGFTQEWSENLNDRVARRQIEVQSTQSGNAQRSNEYRTVTAPDQAPADAQEERGIKLGLGDFIFYSVLVGKASSYGDWTTTIACFVAILIGLCLTLLLLAVWRKALPALPISITFGLIFCFATSAVVKPFMENLSAKQVFI; this comes from the exons ATGGACGGCCATGTCAATGCCTCGTCCTCGTCAAGGAGTGGCGCTGGCGCTGATGGTAGTGGCCTGAGCGGCGCAGCAGAGCGTTTGGAGCGTCCTCCAAAGCGAACACAACAAAGGGGCAATTATGGCTCCAATAATCAGGATCAAACAGATGCG GCTGTACTTGCCGTCCCCAGTGTGGCGGTAAGGGGCTCTTCGGCTTCTCGACCATCAAGATTgagtggcggcggcggcggtggcggtggcgccGGACCTCCCCCAAATGAAACAGAAGAGGATCAGGGCTTGAAATACGGTGCCCAGCATGTCATCAAGCTGTTTGTGCCCGTCTCCTTGTGcatgctgctggtggtggccACAATCAACTCGATCAGCTTCTACTCCAGCACTGATGTCTATCT TCTGTACACTCCGTTCCATGAGCTCTCGCCGGAGCCCAGTGTCAAATTCTGGAATGCTCTGGCCAATTCATTGATTCTGATGAGCGTGGTGGTTGTGATGACTATTCTATTGATAGTCCTTTATAAGAAGCGTTGCTACCGCATCATCCATGGTTGGTTAATTCTCTCATCGTTCATGCTCCTGTTCATTTTCACGTACTTATACTTGGA GGAGCTCCTGCGCGCCTACAACGTACCCATGGACTACCCCACTGCCCTGCTCTTTATGTGGAACTTTGGTGTGGCTGGAATGATGTCCATACATTGGCAGGGACCTTTGCGTCTTCAACAGGGATACCTCATATTCGTTGCAGCCCTCATGGCACTGGTCTTTATTAAATATCTCCCAGAGTGGACTGCCTGGGCTGTCTTGGCCGCAATTTCTATTTGGG ATCTCATAGCTGTCCTTACACCAAGAGGACCGCTGCGCATATTAGTGGAAACTGCTCAGGAACGAAATGAGCAAATTTTCCCCGCTCTGATCTACTCAT CCACTGTTATTTATACGCTTATGGGCACACATTATACACCGCAACAATCGGCAGAGCCCGCAGTCACTTCCTCGCCCTCATCGAGCAACTCGACTACAACTACGAGAGCCACACAAAACTCTCTGGCATCCCCAGAGGCAGCtgtggccagcagcagctcccgCTCAGGTAATACTCGAACACATCCTCACCAGAATCAGCGGGATGATAGCAACGTAATGGCAGCTGAAGGTATGCCACTTGTGACTTTTAAAAGCAATTTGCGCGGAAACG CTGAGGCAGCAGGCTTCACCCAAGAATGGTCTGAAAACCTCAATGATCGTGTGGCACGTCGTCAGATTGAAGTTCAGAGTACACAGAGCGGCAATGCCCAACGTTCCAACGAGTATCGTACTGTCACAGCACCAGATCAGGCCCCAGCAGATGCCCAGGAGGAGC GTGGCATCAAATTGGGGCTCGGCGACTTCATCTTCTACTCGGTATTAGTGGGCAAAGCCTCCAGTTATGGCGACTGGACCACAACTATTGCATGTTTTGTGGCCATCTTGATTGGACTCTGTCTCACGCTGCTACTCCTGGCCGTTTGGCGCAAGGCTCTGCCAGCCCTGCCCATTTCCATCACCTTTGGCTTGATATTCTGCTTTGCCACGAGCGCTGTGGTTAAGCCGTTCATGGAGAACCTGTCGGCCAAGCAGGTGTTTATATAA
- the LOC108151789 gene encoding 39S ribosomal protein L15, mitochondrial, with product MAHLRETSDKALKLLRTLPRVQIGNLRPNPNSKQNDKRGRAQHGGDKHGAGNKGSGQRQNFMRLGYETGNQPFYLRFPYEPYYKGHHMKRQYPPISLLQLQVLIDTNRIDISQPVDISTLCNSGLLKLKPAEMEYGFQLTDEGLDNFKAKINIEVQHANEAVIAAIERNGGVIRTAYYDPRSLHMLANAKKWFEKGVPIPYRMMPPQDAVDYYTDAKNRGYLANPEEISKDRLVLAQKYGYQLPRIEDDSAYEMLSATKDPRQVFYGLEPGWLINVVDKTIMRRKK from the exons ATGGCACACTTGCGGGAAACCTCGGACAAGGCTTTGAAGCTGTTGCGAACGTTGCCGCGCGTGCAAATTGGAAACCTGCGACCAAATCCCAACTCCAAACAGAAC GACAAGCGAGGGCGGGCGCAGCACGGCGGTGATAAGCATGGAGCTGGCAACAAGGGCTCCGGACAACGCCAGAACTTTATGCGTTTGGGCTATGAGACGGGTAATCAGCCCTTCTACTTGCGGTTTCCCTATGAGCCGTATTACAAGGGCCACCACATGAAGCGCCAGTACCCACCGATCTCCCTACTGCAGCTGCAGGTGCTGATTGATACGAACCGAATAGATATCAGCCAGCCCGTAGATATAAGTACGCTGTGCAACTCTGGTTTGTTGAAGCTAAAGCCTGCGGAAATGGAATATGGATTCCAGCTGACCGACGAAGGATTGGACAACTTCAAGGCCAAGATCAATATTGAGGTACAGCATGCAAATGAGGCGGTAATTGCAGCCATCGAGCGCAACGGGGGTGTCATTCGTACAGCCTACTACGATCCTCGGAGCCTCCACATGCTCGCCAATGCGAAAAAGTGGTTCGAGAAGGGTGTCCCGATTCCTTATCGTATGATGCCGCCTCAGGACGCCGTGGACTACTACACAGACGCCAAGAATCGTGGATATTTGGCAAATCCCGAGGAGATCAGCAAGGATCGACTGGTGCTGGCACAGAAATACGGCTATCAACTGCCCCGCATTGAAGACGACTCTGCCTATGAGATGCTCTCAGCCACCAAGGATCCGAGGCAAGTGTTCTATGGCCTGGAACCCGGTTGGCTAATCAATGTTGTAGACAAAACAATAATGAGGCGCAAGAAATAG
- the LOC108151787 gene encoding uncharacterized protein LOC108151787 isoform X2 — MTCGACRGRKDKGIKCLIAALDTIKEHALMMQHEAEEKDKTIGSLQAQNEKLHRAVDLLKERQESLAVLHDDKRRKVSPKKSKEDISPLPQSQSSLNMNIALNSIELSDEDTEEQEDESIAETEAPSIGSPRKLRPHHRKPDVRNLENVQPNNVTSVSQSWLRKTPKNIGMMTKLSLTHRGSNLQFKQTRLKFDGNKASGSEKDVIEESPNPSPGSKRAPASRSLLQSLQNRHRQRLKRRQLHLEQEQQCQHQKYRP; from the exons ATGACTTGTGGAGCATGTCGTGGGCGCAAAGACAAAGGTATAAAGTGTCTTATAGCAGCGTTGGATACGATTAAAGAGCACGCCTTAA TGATGCAACATGAGGCGGAGGAGAAGGACAAGACTATTGGAAGCCTGCAAGCCCAAAATGAAAAGCTGCACAGGGCTGTGGATCTCCTAAAAGAACGTCAGGAATCGCTGGCCGTTCTCCATGACGACAAGCGACGTAAAGTGTCGCCCAAGAAGTCCAAGGAAGATATTTCACCGCTTCCGCAAAGTCAGAGCTCGCTGAACATGAATATAGCACTCAACAGCATAGAGCTCTCTGATGAAGACACAGAAGAGCAGGAAGACGAAAGCATAGCGGAAACCGAGGCTCCATCCATTGGCAGTCCTCGTAAGCTCAGGCCACATCATCGCAAGCCTGATGTTAGGAATTTAGAGAATGTACAGCCCAATAACGTGACCAGTGTGAGCCAAAGCTGGCTCCGGAAGACACCCAAGAATATCGGAATGATGACCAAACTGTCATTGACGCACAGAGGTAGCAACCTGCAATTTAAGCAGACTCGTCTCAAATTCGATGGCAACAAGGCAAGTGGCAGCGAAAAAGATGTGATAGAAGAAAGTCCCAACCCAAGCCCAGGATCGAAACGTGCCCCGGCGTCTCGCTCCTTGCTGCAAAG CTTGCAGAACCGACATAGGCAACGCCTTAAACGAAGACAACTTCATCTTGAGCAGGAGCAACAGTGTCAACATCAAAAATACCGACCCTAG
- the LOC108151787 gene encoding uncharacterized protein LOC108151787 isoform X1: MTCGACRGRKDKGIKCLIAALDTIKEHALMMQHEAEEKDKTIGSLQAQNEKLHRAVDLLKERQESLAVLHDDKRRKVSPKKSKEDISPLPQSQSSLNMNIALNSIELSDEDTEEQEDESIAETEAPSIGSPRKLRPHHRKPDVRNLENVQPNNVTSVSQSWLRKTPKNIGMMTKLSLTHRGSNLQFKQTRLKFDGNKASGSEKDVIEESPNPSPGSKRAPASRSLLQRTDIGNALNEDNFILSRSNSVNIKNTDPSFHMDVENFIGIDSLPDVSLELPVMPPPATPPHLKIDNSSESVVILTPATQDIIFVNDSSEDIKKIGTMDVLAEIMKEDDDACSSALLQYEKIMIDQQKHVQPNPQKVQTALAPVGAIKDEPITQPNEDHGNESTRLSEDIEKYMMEEDDSKESEDEIPRPIMVKDEPELTLKERFNIECEECEKFINFMGSNLNDEKIQLYLSKCKHNNERTGSPPGFWNPHMVSFAEDDPRNEVLIDTRFRDQR; encoded by the exons ATGACTTGTGGAGCATGTCGTGGGCGCAAAGACAAAGGTATAAAGTGTCTTATAGCAGCGTTGGATACGATTAAAGAGCACGCCTTAA TGATGCAACATGAGGCGGAGGAGAAGGACAAGACTATTGGAAGCCTGCAAGCCCAAAATGAAAAGCTGCACAGGGCTGTGGATCTCCTAAAAGAACGTCAGGAATCGCTGGCCGTTCTCCATGACGACAAGCGACGTAAAGTGTCGCCCAAGAAGTCCAAGGAAGATATTTCACCGCTTCCGCAAAGTCAGAGCTCGCTGAACATGAATATAGCACTCAACAGCATAGAGCTCTCTGATGAAGACACAGAAGAGCAGGAAGACGAAAGCATAGCGGAAACCGAGGCTCCATCCATTGGCAGTCCTCGTAAGCTCAGGCCACATCATCGCAAGCCTGATGTTAGGAATTTAGAGAATGTACAGCCCAATAACGTGACCAGTGTGAGCCAAAGCTGGCTCCGGAAGACACCCAAGAATATCGGAATGATGACCAAACTGTCATTGACGCACAGAGGTAGCAACCTGCAATTTAAGCAGACTCGTCTCAAATTCGATGGCAACAAGGCAAGTGGCAGCGAAAAAGATGTGATAGAAGAAAGTCCCAACCCAAGCCCAGGATCGAAACGTGCCCCGGCGTCTCGCTCCTTGCTGCAAAG AACCGACATAGGCAACGCCTTAAACGAAGACAACTTCATCTTGAGCAGGAGCAACAGTGTCAACATCAAAAATACCGACCCTAGCTTTCACATGGACGTAGAAAATTTCATTGGGATCGACAGTCTGCCTGATGTCAGCCTCGAACTACCCGTAATGCCGCCACCTGCTACACCTCCGCACCTGAAGATAGACAACTCAAGCGAGAGCGTAGTCATACTCACTCCTGCCACACAGGACATCATCTTCGTGAATGATAGCAGCGAAGACATAAAAAAAATCGGCACAATGGATGTTCTAGCGGAGATTATGAAAGAGGACGACGATGCCTGTTCGTCTGCCTTGCTGCAGTACGAGAAGATAATGATTGACCAACAGAAACACGTTCAACCCAATCCACAGAAAGTTCAGACTGCTCTCGCACCAGTCGGAGCCATAAAAGATGAGCCAATAACACAGCCAAACGAAGATCACGGCAATGAATCAACGAGACTTTCTGAAGATATTGAAAAATATATGATGGAGGAAGACGACAGCAAGGAATCTGAGGACGAGATTCCACGACCCATTATGGTAAAAGATGAACCTGAATTGACACTCAAAGAGCGGTTCAACATTGAATGCGAGGAGTGCGAAAAG TTTATCAACTTCATGGGCTCCAACCTGAATGATGAAAAGATCCAACTCTATTTGAGCAAATGTAAACACAACAATGAACGAACTGGGTCGCCGCCAGGCTTTTGGAATCCCCACATGGTTTCCTTTGCCGAAGACGATCCACGCAATGAGGTCTTGATTGACACTCGCTTTAGAGACCAgcgataa
- the LOC108151788 gene encoding 4-hydroxyphenylpyruvate dioxygenase translates to MTSYTDKGTKPEAGKFLSFDHLTFYVGNAKQAASYYTTRLGFEPLGYQGLETGERRFAKHAVRQNKIVFVFVSAYTPDDREHGLHLMRHGDGVKDVAFEVEDLNAIFTLAVSRGAEVVRDIWEESDDNGFVRFATIKTYGDTTHTFVERKGYAGDFLPGFQRSPQDVVSKNLPATKLNFIDHVVGNQPDLQMESVASWYERILQFHRFWSVDDSQIHTEYSALRSIVMANYEETVKMPINEPANGKKKSQIQEYVEYYGGAGVQHIALNTDDIIQAVSNLKARGTEFLVIPASYYEILQEQLSHSRTTIKEDMEILQKLNILIDFDENGYLLQIFTKNCQDRPTLFLEVIQRHNHNGFGAGNFKSLFTAIEIEQAKRGNL, encoded by the exons ATG ACCAGCTATACTGACAAAGGAACCAAA CCTGAAGCCGGCAAATTCCTAAGCTTTGATCACTTAACGTTTTACGTTGGTAACGCCAAGCAGGCGGCCAGCTACTATACCACCCGTCTGGGCTTTGAACCACTTGGCTATCAGGGATTGGAGACCGGGGAGCGACGCTTTGCCAAGCATGCTGTGCGCCAGAACAAGATCGTCTTTGTGTTCGTCTCGGCCTATACGCCGGACGATCGCGAGCATGGCCTGCACTTGATGCGCCATGGGGATGGCGTCAAAGATGTGGCCTTCGAAGTGGAGGATTTGAATGCAATATTTACCCTGGCCGTGTCCAGAGGTGCCGAGGTGGTGCGCGACATCTGGGAGGAGAGCGATGACAATGGGTTCGTGAGATTTGCCACCATCAAGACT TATGGGGACACCACACACACCTTCGTGGAACGCAAGGGCTATGCGGGGGACTTTCTGCCCGGCTTCCAGCGTTCCCCTCAGGATGTTGTGTCCAAGAACTTGCCAGCGACCAAGCTGAACTTTATCGACCATGTGGTCGGTAATCAGCCCGACCTTCAGATGGAGAGCGTGGCCTCTTGGTACGAGAGGATTTTGCAGTTCCATCGGTTCTGGTCTGTGGACGATTCGCAAATCCACACCGAGTACTCGGCTCTGCGCTCCATTGTGATGGCCAACTACGAGGAGACGGTGAAAATGCCCATCAATGAGCCGGCCAATGGCAAGAAGAAGTCCCAGATTCAGGAGTATGTGGAGTACTATGGCGGCGCAGGTGTGCAGCACATTGCCCTCAATACGGATGACATTATCCAGGCGGTTAGCAATCTGAAGGCGCGTGGCACCGAGTTTCTGGTCATACCGGCCTCCTACTACGAGATCCTGCAGGAGCAGCTTTCGCACAGTCGCACCACAATCAAGGAGGACATGGAAATACTACagaaattaaatattttaattgaCTTTGATGAGAACGGCTACCTTCTGCAGATCTTCACGAAGAACTGCCAGGATAGGCCCACTCTCTTCCTCGAAGTGATTCAACGCCACAATCACAAT GGCTTTGGCGCCGGCAACTTCAAGTCCCTGTTCACGGCCATCGAGATTGAGCAGGCCAAGCGCGGCAATTTGTAA